In the Topomyia yanbarensis strain Yona2022 chromosome 3, ASM3024719v1, whole genome shotgun sequence genome, one interval contains:
- the LOC131690315 gene encoding serine/threonine-protein phosphatase 2A regulatory subunit B'' subunit gamma-like isoform X1, protein MDSFRAKLLKNLELDNVEVVRQQYPFQTDDEIEDILFQRYRNQIFSNDKLKQSINKCKTSDSYRFIPQFHFELPKHSDGLAQKLREEARTLFLQKRSKELLDNNELKLLWSLLEKNYSPPLMGEEQFINYENYCQVAAIAGDKFKRYLTASTFARLVVSSSYPGKISVMSLFNYAMRKVWLQQTRIGLSLYDYTGQGYLNESDLESYILELIPTFPQLEGLEKSFHSFYVCTTVRKFFFFLDPLRTGRIRIRDILTCSFLDDLLELRDEEIPKDAQEMNWFSAPSALSVYGHYLNLDKDHNGMLSKKELIGYGSGTLTPIFLDRVFAECLTYDGEMDYKTYLDFVLALENRSETQSLHYLFRILDVEHKGYLTAFTLNYFFKGIQDEISAHRAEPVNFADIKDEIFDMVKPADPTKITLKDLINSGHGETVVSILIEFHKFWAYENREVMVTDSTATEETHNL, encoded by the exons ATGGATAGCTTTCGCGCGAAACTTCTCAAGAATCTCGAATTGGATAACGTTGAAG TAGTTCGCCAGCAATATCCCTTTCAAACCGACGACGAAATAGAAGACATTCTATTTCAGCGATACCGAAATCAGATATTTTCCAATGACAAACTTAAACAGAGCATAAACAAGTGTAAAACATCAGATTCCTATCGATTCATTCCTCAGTTTCACTTTGAGCTACCAAAGCACAGTGATGGCCTTGCTCAAAAATTACGCGAGGAAGCAAGAACCTTATTTTTGCAGAAGCGCAGCAAAGAACTGTTGGACAACAACGAGTTGAAACTTCTGTGGAGTCTGTTGGAGAAAAACTATTCACCGCCATTGATGGGCGAAGAGCAGttcataaactacgaaaactatTGTCAAGTAGCCGCTATTGCAGGGGATAAGTTCAAACGCTATCTGACAGCGTCCACTTTTGCACGGTTGGTGGTTTCTAGCAGCTATCCTGGTAAAATAAGTGTGATGTCCTTGTTTAACTATGCGATGAGAAAAGTATGGCTACAGCAAACCCGGATTGGTTTGTCTCTGTACGATTATACCGGACAAGGCTATTTAAATGAATCTGACCTGGAATCCTATATCTTGGAGTTGATTCCAACTTTTCCACAGCTGGAAGGGTTGGAAAAGTCATTTCACAGCTTTTATGTGTGTACAACggttagaaaatttttcttttttctggatCCATTGCGAACGGGCaggattaggattagggataTATTAACTTGTAGTTTCCTAGATGATTTGCTGGAGCTCCGCGATGAGGAAATACCGAAAGATGCACAGGAAATGAACTGGTTCTCGGCTCCTTCTGCTCTAAGTGTATACGGGCACTATCTGAATTTGGACAAGGATCACAACGGAATGCTCAGCAAAAAAGAATTAATTGGCTATGGTTCCGGAACGCTTACGCCCATATTTCTGGATCGTGTCTTTGCCGAGTGTTTAACCTACGACGGGGAGATGGATTACAAAACGTACCTAGACTTTGTTTTGGCTCTTGAGAATCGTTCAGAGACCCAAAGTTTACACTATCTGTTTCGTATACTAGACGTGGAGCATAAAGGCTACTTGACTGCATTTACcctgaattattttttcaaggGTATTCAAGATGAAATCTCAGCTCACCGTGCAGAACCTGTAAATTTCGCCGATATCAAGGATGAAATTTTTGATATGGTGAAACCCGCGGATCCCACCAAAATTACCCTGAAAGATTTGATAAACAGCGGTCATGGCGAAACGGTTGTTTCCATACTCATCGAATTTCACAAATTCTGGGCTTATGAGAACCGGGAAGTTATGGTGACGGACTCCACAGCAACCGAGGAAACGCACAACTTATGA
- the LOC131690315 gene encoding serine/threonine-protein phosphatase 2A regulatory subunit B'' subunit gamma-like isoform X2 encodes MDSFRAKLLKNLELDNVEVRQQYPFQTDDEIEDILFQRYRNQIFSNDKLKQSINKCKTSDSYRFIPQFHFELPKHSDGLAQKLREEARTLFLQKRSKELLDNNELKLLWSLLEKNYSPPLMGEEQFINYENYCQVAAIAGDKFKRYLTASTFARLVVSSSYPGKISVMSLFNYAMRKVWLQQTRIGLSLYDYTGQGYLNESDLESYILELIPTFPQLEGLEKSFHSFYVCTTVRKFFFFLDPLRTGRIRIRDILTCSFLDDLLELRDEEIPKDAQEMNWFSAPSALSVYGHYLNLDKDHNGMLSKKELIGYGSGTLTPIFLDRVFAECLTYDGEMDYKTYLDFVLALENRSETQSLHYLFRILDVEHKGYLTAFTLNYFFKGIQDEISAHRAEPVNFADIKDEIFDMVKPADPTKITLKDLINSGHGETVVSILIEFHKFWAYENREVMVTDSTATEETHNL; translated from the exons ATGGATAGCTTTCGCGCGAAACTTCTCAAGAATCTCGAATTGGATAACGTTGAAG TTCGCCAGCAATATCCCTTTCAAACCGACGACGAAATAGAAGACATTCTATTTCAGCGATACCGAAATCAGATATTTTCCAATGACAAACTTAAACAGAGCATAAACAAGTGTAAAACATCAGATTCCTATCGATTCATTCCTCAGTTTCACTTTGAGCTACCAAAGCACAGTGATGGCCTTGCTCAAAAATTACGCGAGGAAGCAAGAACCTTATTTTTGCAGAAGCGCAGCAAAGAACTGTTGGACAACAACGAGTTGAAACTTCTGTGGAGTCTGTTGGAGAAAAACTATTCACCGCCATTGATGGGCGAAGAGCAGttcataaactacgaaaactatTGTCAAGTAGCCGCTATTGCAGGGGATAAGTTCAAACGCTATCTGACAGCGTCCACTTTTGCACGGTTGGTGGTTTCTAGCAGCTATCCTGGTAAAATAAGTGTGATGTCCTTGTTTAACTATGCGATGAGAAAAGTATGGCTACAGCAAACCCGGATTGGTTTGTCTCTGTACGATTATACCGGACAAGGCTATTTAAATGAATCTGACCTGGAATCCTATATCTTGGAGTTGATTCCAACTTTTCCACAGCTGGAAGGGTTGGAAAAGTCATTTCACAGCTTTTATGTGTGTACAACggttagaaaatttttcttttttctggatCCATTGCGAACGGGCaggattaggattagggataTATTAACTTGTAGTTTCCTAGATGATTTGCTGGAGCTCCGCGATGAGGAAATACCGAAAGATGCACAGGAAATGAACTGGTTCTCGGCTCCTTCTGCTCTAAGTGTATACGGGCACTATCTGAATTTGGACAAGGATCACAACGGAATGCTCAGCAAAAAAGAATTAATTGGCTATGGTTCCGGAACGCTTACGCCCATATTTCTGGATCGTGTCTTTGCCGAGTGTTTAACCTACGACGGGGAGATGGATTACAAAACGTACCTAGACTTTGTTTTGGCTCTTGAGAATCGTTCAGAGACCCAAAGTTTACACTATCTGTTTCGTATACTAGACGTGGAGCATAAAGGCTACTTGACTGCATTTACcctgaattattttttcaaggGTATTCAAGATGAAATCTCAGCTCACCGTGCAGAACCTGTAAATTTCGCCGATATCAAGGATGAAATTTTTGATATGGTGAAACCCGCGGATCCCACCAAAATTACCCTGAAAGATTTGATAAACAGCGGTCATGGCGAAACGGTTGTTTCCATACTCATCGAATTTCACAAATTCTGGGCTTATGAGAACCGGGAAGTTATGGTGACGGACTCCACAGCAACCGAGGAAACGCACAACTTATGA